Proteins encoded by one window of Chondromyces crocatus:
- a CDS encoding SMP-30/gluconolactonase/LRE family protein — protein MRFLHAFALGLPLALLAACGGDDDGSSTTTTSTTSTTSTSGDGGSGGQGGQGGGTGGNGGQGGQAGGMSWEGVNPIEDIDAVSIVSQGHSFTEGTCWFPAESVLRFTDIPNSRIHQVSAGGDVTVWREPSGQTNGLALTPNGEVIACEHANRRVTRTLADGTVEVVAERYQNNRFNSPNDAIVRSDGTIYFTDPTYGLGGAPQEINFRGVFRVALDGTVSVVSNAFTQPNGIALSPDEKTLYVTDSQIGELHRFPVEEDGSTGPGERMLDGIAGPDGMAVDDGGNLYLTTGNGVLVLQADGTTWGTIPVPQQPSNCAFGDADRRTLYISARTSVYKVRLGIPGKP, from the coding sequence ATGCGTTTCCTACATGCTTTCGCGCTCGGTTTGCCCCTCGCCCTCCTCGCTGCGTGCGGAGGCGACGACGATGGCTCGTCGACCACGACCACGAGCACCACGAGCACCACGTCGACCTCGGGCGACGGCGGCAGCGGCGGTCAGGGAGGCCAGGGCGGTGGGACCGGGGGCAACGGAGGCCAGGGGGGTCAGGCCGGCGGGATGAGCTGGGAAGGGGTGAACCCCATCGAGGACATCGACGCCGTCAGCATCGTGTCGCAAGGCCACAGCTTCACCGAGGGGACCTGCTGGTTCCCCGCGGAGTCCGTGCTGCGGTTCACCGACATTCCGAACAGCCGCATCCACCAGGTCTCGGCGGGTGGTGACGTGACGGTGTGGCGCGAGCCCTCGGGGCAGACCAACGGCCTGGCGCTCACGCCGAACGGCGAGGTGATCGCTTGCGAGCATGCGAACCGGCGGGTCACCCGCACGTTGGCCGACGGCACCGTGGAGGTCGTCGCGGAGCGCTACCAGAACAACCGCTTCAACTCGCCCAACGACGCCATCGTGCGGAGCGACGGGACGATCTACTTCACCGATCCGACCTACGGTCTCGGAGGCGCGCCGCAGGAGATCAATTTCAGGGGCGTGTTCCGGGTGGCGCTCGACGGGACGGTGAGCGTGGTGAGCAACGCTTTCACCCAGCCGAATGGGATCGCGCTCTCGCCGGACGAGAAGACGCTCTACGTGACGGACTCGCAGATCGGTGAGCTGCACCGGTTCCCCGTCGAGGAGGATGGGTCGACGGGACCTGGAGAGCGGATGCTGGACGGGATCGCGGGCCCGGACGGGATGGCCGTGGACGACGGGGGCAACCTGTACCTGACCACCGGCAACGGGGTGCTGGTGCTCCAGGCCGATGGGACGACCTGGGGGACGATCCCGGTCCCGCAGCAGCCGTCGAACTGCGCGTTCGGCGACGCGGACCGGAGGACGCTCTACATCAGCGCCCGCACCTCCGTGTACAAGGTCCGGCTGGGCATCCCCGGAAAGCCCTGA